A single region of the Musa acuminata AAA Group cultivar baxijiao chromosome BXJ1-11, Cavendish_Baxijiao_AAA, whole genome shotgun sequence genome encodes:
- the LOC135585880 gene encoding probable catabolite repression protein creC isoform X7, which produces MRSFSTTPDQHCYCFYISGVHRWLSTRFEIHYLDGPDRSNSRRPSEIPYQPPPPPPPISLSLSLSLSLLTPSFTIDEANPTSVEKPRPSRLHNTNPLRRPSLPSPRICRGSQGWRHDRSAAAFRVIPESPLKPSIMSSAPAAVRSQSPALKALFKTPEGRYKLLHEKTLPPAAASHGKSVSQLTIAYLKEKPPANTSQAAPSATSSGVRSAAARLLGSGNGSRSLSNGVTRVVSANSRTGGPVGASVGSSAQLASPNYDGKGTYLIFSTADTLFISDLNSMEKDPIKSIQFGNSNPVCHAFDAEASDGHDLLIGLHSGDSSRCTCVAWVPEREGTFVVGHADGNIYVYEKSNPVARWHVCHGSVNSISFSVNGTYMATVTRDGYLRVFDFSKEQLAFGGKSYYGALLCSAWSLDGKYILTGGEDDLVQVWSMEDKKIVAWGEGHNSWVSGVAFDSYWSTPNSEGTEENVVYRFGSVGQDGQLLLWDLVMDELIMPLRCPPGGSATLSSGSHSASWDSMCPMSALLPAPSMRDMPKISPLVAHSVHMDPLSGLIFTNESVITISRDGHIKIWERPQNHECSQSGCSHSVVAAAPIAKHRPVDGIHIH; this is translated from the exons ATGCGATCATTTTCAACGACGCCAGATCAGCATTGCTATTGCTTCTACATCTCCGGCGTCCATCGCTGGCTTTCCACGAGATTTGAGATCCACTATTTGGACGGTCCTGATCGATCCAACAGCAGACGCCCGTCCGAGATCCCATatcaacctcctcctcctcctcctcctatatctctctctctctctctctctctctctctcttgacgcCGTCGTTCACGATCGACGAGGCGAACCCGACGAGCGTAGAAAAACCTCGTCCCTCCCGTCTCCACAACACAAACCCTCTCCGCCGCCCGTCGCTTCCATCTCCTCGGATTTGTCGAGGCTCACAAGGGTGGAGGCATGATCGTTCGGCCGCCGCCTTCCGAGTGATCCCGGAATCGCCTTTGAAGCCTTCGATCATGTCCTCAGCTCCCGCCGCCGTCAGATCCCAGTCGCCGGCGCTCAAGGCGCTATTTAAGACCCCCGAGGGCCGGTACAAGCTCCTCCACGAGAAGACCCTCCCTCCCGCCGCAGCTTCCCATGGCAAGTCCGTCTCTCAG TTGACGATTGCGTATCTCAAGGAGAAACCGCCGGCCAATACGAGCCAGGCGGCGCCGTCAGCCACGAGTTCGGGAGTGAGGTCGGCGGCGGCCCGACTGCTCGGGTCCGGGAATGGGAGCCGGTCGCTTAGCAACGGTGTTACTCGGGTAGTGTCGGCCAACAGCAGGACCGGTGGTCCCGTTGGTGCATCGGTGGGATCGAGTGCACAGCTGGCATCGCCAAACTATGATGGCAAGGGGACATACCTAATCTTTAGTACAGCAGACACTCTGTTCATCAGTGACCTCAATtcgatggagaag GATCCTATCAAGTCCATCCAATTCGGCAACTCAAACCCAGTTTGCCATGCGTTTGATGCTGAGGCGAGTGATGGGCATGATTTGCTCATTGGGCTGCACTCTGGAGACAGTAG TCGATGCACTTGCGTGGCATGGGTGCCAGAACGTGAAGGCACTTTTGTTGTTGGTCATGCTGATGGTAACATATATGTCTATGAGAAG AGCAACCCAGTTGCTAGATGGCATGTTTGTCATGGTTCAGTCAATAGTATATCCTTTTCAGTCAATGGAACATATATGGCCACTGTTACTAGAGATG GTTATTTAAGAGTATTTGATTTTTCAAAAGAGCAACTAGCATTTGGAGGGAAAAGCTACTATGGTGCATTACTATGTTCTGCTTGGAG TTTGGATGGGAAATACATATTGACTGGAGGTGAAGATGATCTTGTACAAGTTTGGAGTATGGAGGACAAAAAGATTGTCGCATGGGGCGAGGGACATAATTCATGG GTTAGTGGAGTTGCTTTCGATTCATATTGGTCAACCCCAAATTCCGAAGGAACAGAAGAAAATGTGGTGTATCGTTTTGGCTCTGTTGGTCAG GATGGTCAGCTGCTTCTGTGGGACTTGGTGATGGATGAACTCATCATGCCACTACGCTGTCCTCCTGGTGGGTCAGCAACTCTCAGCAGCGGAAGCCATTCAGCAAGCTGGGACAGCATGTGCCCGATGAGTGCTCTCCTACCTGCTCCGAGCATGAGAGATATGCCTAAAATTTCTCCTTTGGTAGCTCACAGTGTGCACATGGACCCCCTCTCGGGCTTGATATTTACCAATGAATCAGTCATTACGATATCTCGCGACGGCCATATCAAGATCTGGGAGAGGCCCCAGAATCACGAGTGCAGCCAATCTGGTTGCTCCCACTCTGTAGTAGCTGCTGCTCCTATCGCCAAGCACAGACCCGTCGATGGCATCCACATCCATTAA
- the LOC135585880 gene encoding uncharacterized protein LOC135585880 isoform X8 codes for MRSFSTTPDQHCYCFYISGVHRWLSTRFEIHYLDGPDRSNSRRPSEIPYQPPPPPPPISLSLSLSLSLLTPSFTIDEANPTSVEKPRPSRLHNTNPLRRPSLPSPRICRGSQGWRHDRSAAAFRVIPESPLKPSIMSSAPAAVRSQSPALKALFKTPEGRYKLLHEKTLPPAAASHGKSVSQLTIAYLKEKPPANTSQAAPSATSSGVRSAAARLLGSGNGSRSLSNGVTRVVSANSRTGGPVGASVGSSAQLASPNYDGKGTYLIFSTADTLFISDLNSMEKDPIKSIQFGNSNPVCHAFDAEASDGHDLLIGLHSGDIDALAWHGCQNVKALLLLVMLMSNPVARWHVCHGSVNSISFSVNGTYMATVTRDGYLRVFDFSKEQLAFGGKSYYGALLCSAWSLDGKYILTGGEDDLVQVWSMEDKKIVAWGEGHNSWVSGVAFDSYWSTPNSEGTEENVVYRFGSVGQDGQLLLWDLVMDELIMPLRCPPGGSATLSSGSHSASWDSMCPMSALLPAPSMRDMPKISPLVAHSVHMDPLSGLIFTNESVITISRDGHIKIWERPQNHECSQSGCSHSVVAAAPIAKHRPVDGIHIH; via the exons ATGCGATCATTTTCAACGACGCCAGATCAGCATTGCTATTGCTTCTACATCTCCGGCGTCCATCGCTGGCTTTCCACGAGATTTGAGATCCACTATTTGGACGGTCCTGATCGATCCAACAGCAGACGCCCGTCCGAGATCCCATatcaacctcctcctcctcctcctcctatatctctctctctctctctctctctctctctcttgacgcCGTCGTTCACGATCGACGAGGCGAACCCGACGAGCGTAGAAAAACCTCGTCCCTCCCGTCTCCACAACACAAACCCTCTCCGCCGCCCGTCGCTTCCATCTCCTCGGATTTGTCGAGGCTCACAAGGGTGGAGGCATGATCGTTCGGCCGCCGCCTTCCGAGTGATCCCGGAATCGCCTTTGAAGCCTTCGATCATGTCCTCAGCTCCCGCCGCCGTCAGATCCCAGTCGCCGGCGCTCAAGGCGCTATTTAAGACCCCCGAGGGCCGGTACAAGCTCCTCCACGAGAAGACCCTCCCTCCCGCCGCAGCTTCCCATGGCAAGTCCGTCTCTCAG TTGACGATTGCGTATCTCAAGGAGAAACCGCCGGCCAATACGAGCCAGGCGGCGCCGTCAGCCACGAGTTCGGGAGTGAGGTCGGCGGCGGCCCGACTGCTCGGGTCCGGGAATGGGAGCCGGTCGCTTAGCAACGGTGTTACTCGGGTAGTGTCGGCCAACAGCAGGACCGGTGGTCCCGTTGGTGCATCGGTGGGATCGAGTGCACAGCTGGCATCGCCAAACTATGATGGCAAGGGGACATACCTAATCTTTAGTACAGCAGACACTCTGTTCATCAGTGACCTCAATtcgatggagaag GATCCTATCAAGTCCATCCAATTCGGCAACTCAAACCCAGTTTGCCATGCGTTTGATGCTGAGGCGAGTGATGGGCATGATTTGCTCATTGGGCTGCACTCTGGAGACA TCGATGCACTTGCGTGGCATGGGTGCCAGAACGTGAAGGCACTTTTGTTGTTGGTCATGCTGATG AGCAACCCAGTTGCTAGATGGCATGTTTGTCATGGTTCAGTCAATAGTATATCCTTTTCAGTCAATGGAACATATATGGCCACTGTTACTAGAGATG GTTATTTAAGAGTATTTGATTTTTCAAAAGAGCAACTAGCATTTGGAGGGAAAAGCTACTATGGTGCATTACTATGTTCTGCTTGGAG TTTGGATGGGAAATACATATTGACTGGAGGTGAAGATGATCTTGTACAAGTTTGGAGTATGGAGGACAAAAAGATTGTCGCATGGGGCGAGGGACATAATTCATGG GTTAGTGGAGTTGCTTTCGATTCATATTGGTCAACCCCAAATTCCGAAGGAACAGAAGAAAATGTGGTGTATCGTTTTGGCTCTGTTGGTCAG GATGGTCAGCTGCTTCTGTGGGACTTGGTGATGGATGAACTCATCATGCCACTACGCTGTCCTCCTGGTGGGTCAGCAACTCTCAGCAGCGGAAGCCATTCAGCAAGCTGGGACAGCATGTGCCCGATGAGTGCTCTCCTACCTGCTCCGAGCATGAGAGATATGCCTAAAATTTCTCCTTTGGTAGCTCACAGTGTGCACATGGACCCCCTCTCGGGCTTGATATTTACCAATGAATCAGTCATTACGATATCTCGCGACGGCCATATCAAGATCTGGGAGAGGCCCCAGAATCACGAGTGCAGCCAATCTGGTTGCTCCCACTCTGTAGTAGCTGCTGCTCCTATCGCCAAGCACAGACCCGTCGATGGCATCCACATCCATTAA
- the LOC135585880 gene encoding probable catabolite repression protein creC isoform X4, whose protein sequence is MRSFSTTPDQHCYCFYISGVHRWLSTRFEIHYLDGPDRSNSRRPSEIPYQPPPPPPPISLSLSLSLSLLTPSFTIDEANPTSVEKPRPSRLHNTNPLRRPSLPSPRICRGSQGWRHDRSAAAFRVIPESPLKPSIMSSAPAAVRSQSPALKALFKTPEGRYKLLHEKTLPPAAASHGKSVSQLTIAYLKEKPPANTSQAAPSATSSGVRSAAARLLGSGNGSRSLSNGVTRVVSANSRTGGPVGASVGSSAQLASPNYDGKGTYLIFSTADTLFISDLNSMEKDPIKSIQFGNSNPVCHAFDAEASDGHDLLIGLHSGDIYLVSLRQQLQDPGRKLLAAQHYNKEGTTNNSRCTCVAWVPEREGTFVVGHADGNIYVYEKSNPVARWHVCHGSVNSISFSVNGTYMATVTRDGYLRVFDFSKEQLAFGGKSYYGALLCSAWSLDGKYILTGGEDDLVQVWSMEDKKIVAWGEGHNSWVSGVAFDSYWSTPNSEGTEENVVYRFGSVGQDGQLLLWDLVMDELIMPLRCPPGGSATLSSGSHSASWDSMCPMSALLPAPSMRDMPKISPLVAHSVHMDPLSGLIFTNESVITISRDGHIKIWERPQNHECSQSGCSHSVVAAAPIAKHRPVDGIHIH, encoded by the exons ATGCGATCATTTTCAACGACGCCAGATCAGCATTGCTATTGCTTCTACATCTCCGGCGTCCATCGCTGGCTTTCCACGAGATTTGAGATCCACTATTTGGACGGTCCTGATCGATCCAACAGCAGACGCCCGTCCGAGATCCCATatcaacctcctcctcctcctcctcctatatctctctctctctctctctctctctctctcttgacgcCGTCGTTCACGATCGACGAGGCGAACCCGACGAGCGTAGAAAAACCTCGTCCCTCCCGTCTCCACAACACAAACCCTCTCCGCCGCCCGTCGCTTCCATCTCCTCGGATTTGTCGAGGCTCACAAGGGTGGAGGCATGATCGTTCGGCCGCCGCCTTCCGAGTGATCCCGGAATCGCCTTTGAAGCCTTCGATCATGTCCTCAGCTCCCGCCGCCGTCAGATCCCAGTCGCCGGCGCTCAAGGCGCTATTTAAGACCCCCGAGGGCCGGTACAAGCTCCTCCACGAGAAGACCCTCCCTCCCGCCGCAGCTTCCCATGGCAAGTCCGTCTCTCAG TTGACGATTGCGTATCTCAAGGAGAAACCGCCGGCCAATACGAGCCAGGCGGCGCCGTCAGCCACGAGTTCGGGAGTGAGGTCGGCGGCGGCCCGACTGCTCGGGTCCGGGAATGGGAGCCGGTCGCTTAGCAACGGTGTTACTCGGGTAGTGTCGGCCAACAGCAGGACCGGTGGTCCCGTTGGTGCATCGGTGGGATCGAGTGCACAGCTGGCATCGCCAAACTATGATGGCAAGGGGACATACCTAATCTTTAGTACAGCAGACACTCTGTTCATCAGTGACCTCAATtcgatggagaag GATCCTATCAAGTCCATCCAATTCGGCAACTCAAACCCAGTTTGCCATGCGTTTGATGCTGAGGCGAGTGATGGGCATGATTTGCTCATTGGGCTGCACTCTGGAGACA TCTACCTGGTATCACTTAGGCAACAATTACAAGATCCAGGGCGGAAGCTTTTGGCAGCTCAGCATTATAACAAAGAAGGCACAACTAATAATAG TCGATGCACTTGCGTGGCATGGGTGCCAGAACGTGAAGGCACTTTTGTTGTTGGTCATGCTGATGGTAACATATATGTCTATGAGAAG AGCAACCCAGTTGCTAGATGGCATGTTTGTCATGGTTCAGTCAATAGTATATCCTTTTCAGTCAATGGAACATATATGGCCACTGTTACTAGAGATG GTTATTTAAGAGTATTTGATTTTTCAAAAGAGCAACTAGCATTTGGAGGGAAAAGCTACTATGGTGCATTACTATGTTCTGCTTGGAG TTTGGATGGGAAATACATATTGACTGGAGGTGAAGATGATCTTGTACAAGTTTGGAGTATGGAGGACAAAAAGATTGTCGCATGGGGCGAGGGACATAATTCATGG GTTAGTGGAGTTGCTTTCGATTCATATTGGTCAACCCCAAATTCCGAAGGAACAGAAGAAAATGTGGTGTATCGTTTTGGCTCTGTTGGTCAG GATGGTCAGCTGCTTCTGTGGGACTTGGTGATGGATGAACTCATCATGCCACTACGCTGTCCTCCTGGTGGGTCAGCAACTCTCAGCAGCGGAAGCCATTCAGCAAGCTGGGACAGCATGTGCCCGATGAGTGCTCTCCTACCTGCTCCGAGCATGAGAGATATGCCTAAAATTTCTCCTTTGGTAGCTCACAGTGTGCACATGGACCCCCTCTCGGGCTTGATATTTACCAATGAATCAGTCATTACGATATCTCGCGACGGCCATATCAAGATCTGGGAGAGGCCCCAGAATCACGAGTGCAGCCAATCTGGTTGCTCCCACTCTGTAGTAGCTGCTGCTCCTATCGCCAAGCACAGACCCGTCGATGGCATCCACATCCATTAA
- the LOC135585880 gene encoding probable catabolite repression protein creC isoform X6 — protein MRSFSTTPDQHCYCFYISGVHRWLSTRFEIHYLDGPDRSNSRRPSEIPYQPPPPPPPISLSLSLSLSLLTPSFTIDEANPTSVEKPRPSRLHNTNPLRRPSLPSPRICRGSQGWRHDRSAAAFRVIPESPLKPSIMSSAPAAVRSQSPALKALFKTPEGRYKLLHEKTLPPAAASHGKSVSQLTIAYLKEKPPANTSQAAPSATSSGVRSAAARLLGSGNGSRSLSNGVTRVVSANSRTGGPVGASVGSSAQLASPNYDGKGTYLIFSTADTLFISDLNSMEKDPIKSIQFGNSNPVCHAFDAEASDGHDLLIGLHSGDIDALAWHGCQNVKALLLLVMLMSKDVTADSSFPVIKDQTQFSVAHTRSNKSNPVARWHVCHGSVNSISFSVNGTYMATVTRDGYLRVFDFSKEQLAFGGKSYYGALLCSAWSLDGKYILTGGEDDLVQVWSMEDKKIVAWGEGHNSWVSGVAFDSYWSTPNSEGTEENVVYRFGSVGQDGQLLLWDLVMDELIMPLRCPPGGSATLSSGSHSASWDSMCPMSALLPAPSMRDMPKISPLVAHSVHMDPLSGLIFTNESVITISRDGHIKIWERPQNHECSQSGCSHSVVAAAPIAKHRPVDGIHIH, from the exons ATGCGATCATTTTCAACGACGCCAGATCAGCATTGCTATTGCTTCTACATCTCCGGCGTCCATCGCTGGCTTTCCACGAGATTTGAGATCCACTATTTGGACGGTCCTGATCGATCCAACAGCAGACGCCCGTCCGAGATCCCATatcaacctcctcctcctcctcctcctatatctctctctctctctctctctctctctctcttgacgcCGTCGTTCACGATCGACGAGGCGAACCCGACGAGCGTAGAAAAACCTCGTCCCTCCCGTCTCCACAACACAAACCCTCTCCGCCGCCCGTCGCTTCCATCTCCTCGGATTTGTCGAGGCTCACAAGGGTGGAGGCATGATCGTTCGGCCGCCGCCTTCCGAGTGATCCCGGAATCGCCTTTGAAGCCTTCGATCATGTCCTCAGCTCCCGCCGCCGTCAGATCCCAGTCGCCGGCGCTCAAGGCGCTATTTAAGACCCCCGAGGGCCGGTACAAGCTCCTCCACGAGAAGACCCTCCCTCCCGCCGCAGCTTCCCATGGCAAGTCCGTCTCTCAG TTGACGATTGCGTATCTCAAGGAGAAACCGCCGGCCAATACGAGCCAGGCGGCGCCGTCAGCCACGAGTTCGGGAGTGAGGTCGGCGGCGGCCCGACTGCTCGGGTCCGGGAATGGGAGCCGGTCGCTTAGCAACGGTGTTACTCGGGTAGTGTCGGCCAACAGCAGGACCGGTGGTCCCGTTGGTGCATCGGTGGGATCGAGTGCACAGCTGGCATCGCCAAACTATGATGGCAAGGGGACATACCTAATCTTTAGTACAGCAGACACTCTGTTCATCAGTGACCTCAATtcgatggagaag GATCCTATCAAGTCCATCCAATTCGGCAACTCAAACCCAGTTTGCCATGCGTTTGATGCTGAGGCGAGTGATGGGCATGATTTGCTCATTGGGCTGCACTCTGGAGACA TCGATGCACTTGCGTGGCATGGGTGCCAGAACGTGAAGGCACTTTTGTTGTTGGTCATGCTGATG AGCAAGGATGTCACTGCTGATAGTTCGTTTCCTGTTATCAAAGATCAAACTCAATTTTCTGTTGCACACACACGCTCGAATAAG AGCAACCCAGTTGCTAGATGGCATGTTTGTCATGGTTCAGTCAATAGTATATCCTTTTCAGTCAATGGAACATATATGGCCACTGTTACTAGAGATG GTTATTTAAGAGTATTTGATTTTTCAAAAGAGCAACTAGCATTTGGAGGGAAAAGCTACTATGGTGCATTACTATGTTCTGCTTGGAG TTTGGATGGGAAATACATATTGACTGGAGGTGAAGATGATCTTGTACAAGTTTGGAGTATGGAGGACAAAAAGATTGTCGCATGGGGCGAGGGACATAATTCATGG GTTAGTGGAGTTGCTTTCGATTCATATTGGTCAACCCCAAATTCCGAAGGAACAGAAGAAAATGTGGTGTATCGTTTTGGCTCTGTTGGTCAG GATGGTCAGCTGCTTCTGTGGGACTTGGTGATGGATGAACTCATCATGCCACTACGCTGTCCTCCTGGTGGGTCAGCAACTCTCAGCAGCGGAAGCCATTCAGCAAGCTGGGACAGCATGTGCCCGATGAGTGCTCTCCTACCTGCTCCGAGCATGAGAGATATGCCTAAAATTTCTCCTTTGGTAGCTCACAGTGTGCACATGGACCCCCTCTCGGGCTTGATATTTACCAATGAATCAGTCATTACGATATCTCGCGACGGCCATATCAAGATCTGGGAGAGGCCCCAGAATCACGAGTGCAGCCAATCTGGTTGCTCCCACTCTGTAGTAGCTGCTGCTCCTATCGCCAAGCACAGACCCGTCGATGGCATCCACATCCATTAA
- the LOC135585880 gene encoding probable catabolite repression protein creC isoform X5, giving the protein MRSFSTTPDQHCYCFYISGVHRWLSTRFEIHYLDGPDRSNSRRPSEIPYQPPPPPPPISLSLSLSLSLLTPSFTIDEANPTSVEKPRPSRLHNTNPLRRPSLPSPRICRGSQGWRHDRSAAAFRVIPESPLKPSIMSSAPAAVRSQSPALKALFKTPEGRYKLLHEKTLPPAAASHGKSVSQLTIAYLKEKPPANTSQAAPSATSSGVRSAAARLLGSGNGSRSLSNGVTRVVSANSRTGGPVGASVGSSAQLASPNYDGKGTYLIFSTADTLFISDLNSMEKDPIKSIQFGNSNPVCHAFDAEASDGHDLLIGLHSGDSSRCTCVAWVPEREGTFVVGHADGNIYVYEKSKDVTADSSFPVIKDQTQFSVAHTRSNKSNPVARWHVCHGSVNSISFSVNGTYMATVTRDGYLRVFDFSKEQLAFGGKSYYGALLCSAWSLDGKYILTGGEDDLVQVWSMEDKKIVAWGEGHNSWVSGVAFDSYWSTPNSEGTEENVVYRFGSVGQDGQLLLWDLVMDELIMPLRCPPGGSATLSSGSHSASWDSMCPMSALLPAPSMRDMPKISPLVAHSVHMDPLSGLIFTNESVITISRDGHIKIWERPQNHECSQSGCSHSVVAAAPIAKHRPVDGIHIH; this is encoded by the exons ATGCGATCATTTTCAACGACGCCAGATCAGCATTGCTATTGCTTCTACATCTCCGGCGTCCATCGCTGGCTTTCCACGAGATTTGAGATCCACTATTTGGACGGTCCTGATCGATCCAACAGCAGACGCCCGTCCGAGATCCCATatcaacctcctcctcctcctcctcctatatctctctctctctctctctctctctctctcttgacgcCGTCGTTCACGATCGACGAGGCGAACCCGACGAGCGTAGAAAAACCTCGTCCCTCCCGTCTCCACAACACAAACCCTCTCCGCCGCCCGTCGCTTCCATCTCCTCGGATTTGTCGAGGCTCACAAGGGTGGAGGCATGATCGTTCGGCCGCCGCCTTCCGAGTGATCCCGGAATCGCCTTTGAAGCCTTCGATCATGTCCTCAGCTCCCGCCGCCGTCAGATCCCAGTCGCCGGCGCTCAAGGCGCTATTTAAGACCCCCGAGGGCCGGTACAAGCTCCTCCACGAGAAGACCCTCCCTCCCGCCGCAGCTTCCCATGGCAAGTCCGTCTCTCAG TTGACGATTGCGTATCTCAAGGAGAAACCGCCGGCCAATACGAGCCAGGCGGCGCCGTCAGCCACGAGTTCGGGAGTGAGGTCGGCGGCGGCCCGACTGCTCGGGTCCGGGAATGGGAGCCGGTCGCTTAGCAACGGTGTTACTCGGGTAGTGTCGGCCAACAGCAGGACCGGTGGTCCCGTTGGTGCATCGGTGGGATCGAGTGCACAGCTGGCATCGCCAAACTATGATGGCAAGGGGACATACCTAATCTTTAGTACAGCAGACACTCTGTTCATCAGTGACCTCAATtcgatggagaag GATCCTATCAAGTCCATCCAATTCGGCAACTCAAACCCAGTTTGCCATGCGTTTGATGCTGAGGCGAGTGATGGGCATGATTTGCTCATTGGGCTGCACTCTGGAGACAGTAG TCGATGCACTTGCGTGGCATGGGTGCCAGAACGTGAAGGCACTTTTGTTGTTGGTCATGCTGATGGTAACATATATGTCTATGAGAAG AGCAAGGATGTCACTGCTGATAGTTCGTTTCCTGTTATCAAAGATCAAACTCAATTTTCTGTTGCACACACACGCTCGAATAAG AGCAACCCAGTTGCTAGATGGCATGTTTGTCATGGTTCAGTCAATAGTATATCCTTTTCAGTCAATGGAACATATATGGCCACTGTTACTAGAGATG GTTATTTAAGAGTATTTGATTTTTCAAAAGAGCAACTAGCATTTGGAGGGAAAAGCTACTATGGTGCATTACTATGTTCTGCTTGGAG TTTGGATGGGAAATACATATTGACTGGAGGTGAAGATGATCTTGTACAAGTTTGGAGTATGGAGGACAAAAAGATTGTCGCATGGGGCGAGGGACATAATTCATGG GTTAGTGGAGTTGCTTTCGATTCATATTGGTCAACCCCAAATTCCGAAGGAACAGAAGAAAATGTGGTGTATCGTTTTGGCTCTGTTGGTCAG GATGGTCAGCTGCTTCTGTGGGACTTGGTGATGGATGAACTCATCATGCCACTACGCTGTCCTCCTGGTGGGTCAGCAACTCTCAGCAGCGGAAGCCATTCAGCAAGCTGGGACAGCATGTGCCCGATGAGTGCTCTCCTACCTGCTCCGAGCATGAGAGATATGCCTAAAATTTCTCCTTTGGTAGCTCACAGTGTGCACATGGACCCCCTCTCGGGCTTGATATTTACCAATGAATCAGTCATTACGATATCTCGCGACGGCCATATCAAGATCTGGGAGAGGCCCCAGAATCACGAGTGCAGCCAATCTGGTTGCTCCCACTCTGTAGTAGCTGCTGCTCCTATCGCCAAGCACAGACCCGTCGATGGCATCCACATCCATTAA